Proteins from a genomic interval of Diospyros lotus cultivar Yz01 chromosome 6, ASM1463336v1, whole genome shotgun sequence:
- the LOC127804745 gene encoding E3 ubiquitin-protein ligase WAV3-like, whose amino-acid sequence MVVGWRRAFCTSISRDRDSKPPNERGVETNSVNPSPRLGSKFGFFSNPSTPRLQSQPVSSPSLRCRTTGTATVPTPSVPESPKLQCKTKISSKLSQRSNPSSPRSPSTFSLFRSSFRPSRTRCGICLQSVKTGQGMAIFTAECSHGFHFPCIASHVKKQGSLVCPVCDSNWKELPVLTTHDLRNPEAKEKKQEPSLLPDVKTKDNAKQYGRNVLKVYNDDEPLMSPKSVVRFNPIPESDENEDGDKESEEFQGFFINANASLIRQPSLSCRRNVDVMLLPEAAVISVGQRYDTYAVVLKVRAPPAPAKNAHRVPIDLVTVLDVSANMTPEKVQMMKRAMRLVVSSLSSADRLSIVAFAATSKRLLPLKRMTASGRLSARRIIDAVVSSHGTSSAGDAVKKAAKVLEDRREKNPVASIMLLSDGKDGKASTTAATAKLRRQSSEVSTTRFSHLEIPVHSIGVGYERAYGDSRSDDGFAKSVGGLLSVVLQDLRLELGFASGSAPAEVVAVYSCSGRPAALGSGSIRLGDLYAEEERELLIELKVPSSCGGTQKVLSVRCFHKDPSTQELIHGKEQALLVPQPHAIRSSNPSIQRLRSLFVSIRAVTESRRMMERNDLAGAHRMLSSARALLIQSKSASADEYIRSLEAELWELRRRRQKQMDEIQRRRTDTTEREVAAAAVLVDEKGEPLTPTSAWRAAERLAKVAIMRKSLNRVSDLHGFENARF is encoded by the exons ATGGTGGTTGGGTGGCGACGAGCGTTTTGCACATCCATTTCCCGAGATCGAGATTCCAAGCCTCCCAACGAGAGGGGGGTAGAAACGAATAGCGTCAATCCCAGCCCCAGGCTCGGCTCCAAATTTGGATTCTTCTCCAATCCCTCCACTCCTCGACTGCAGTCGCAACCCGTCTCCAGCCCCAGCCTCCGCTGCCGGACTACCGGCACGGCAACAGTTCCGACGCCATCAGTGCCAGAGAGCCCAAAGCTCCAATGCAAGACCAAGATCAGCTCCAAGTTGTCGCAACGCTCCAATCCGTCGTCTCCTCGATCGCCTTCgactttctctctcttcagaTCGAGCTTCCGTCCCTCCAGA ACTCGATGCGGAATATGCTTGCAGAGCGTCAAGACAGGACAAGGCATGGCCATTTTCACGGCGGAGTGCTCCCATGGTTTTCACTTCCCGTGCATCGCCTCGCACGTGAAGAAGCAAGGCAGCCTCGTGTGCCCTGTTTGCGACTCCAACTGGAAAGAGTTGCCTGTGTTGACCACTCACGACCTGCGCAATCCAGAAGCCAAAGAGAAGAAGCAAGAGCCATCGCTGCTACCAGATGTTAAGACGAAGGACAACGCAAAGCAATATGGAAGGAATGTTCTCAAGGTTTACAATGACGATGAGCCATTGATGTCGCCTAAATCGGTGGTTAGGTTTAATCCAATACCTGAATCTGACGAAAATGAGGACGGCGACAAGGAAAGTGAAGAATTTCAAGGATTTTTCATAAATGCGAATGCAAGTTTAATTAGACAGCCGAGTTTGAGTTGCAGAAGGAATGTGGACGTGATGCTGTTGCCGGAGGCGGCGGTGATATCGGTTGGGCAGAGGTACGACACGTACGCGGTAGTTCTAAAAGTCAGAGCTCCACCGGCGCCGGCGAAGAATGCGCACCGCGTTCCGATTGATTTGGTCACGGTGCTTGATGTAAGCGCGAATATGACGCCTGAGAAAGTACAGATGATGAAGCGCGCGATGCGATTGGTAGTGTCGTCTCTCTCCTCCGCCGATCGTCTCTCCATTGTCGCATTTGCTGCTACATCCAAGCGGTTGTTGCCGCTCAAGAGGATGACCGCCAGCGGCCGGCTATCGGCGCGTCGCATCATTGACGCGGTTGTCTCCAGTCATGGCACATCGAGCGCCGGCGACGCGGTTAAGAAGGCTGCAAAGGTGCTTGAAGATCGCCGGGAGAAAAATCCGGTGGCCAGCATTATGCTCTTATCCGATGGAAAGGATGGAAAGGCCTCCACCACCGCTGCCACCGCCAAGTTGAGACGCCAATCATCAGAAGTCTCCACCACGCGCTTCTCTCATCTTGAGATCCCTGTACATTCGATTGGAGTCGGCTACGAACGCGCGTACGGCGACTCTCGTTCGGACGACGGCTTCGCGAAATCAGTCGGCGGTTTATTAAGCGTCGTCCTTCAGGATCTCCGGCTGGAGCTAGGGTTTGCTTCCGGTTCAGCTCCGGCGGAGGTTGTGGCCGTCTACTCGTGCTCCGGTCGGCCAGCAGCTCTTGGATCCGGTTCGATCCGGCTCGGAGATCTATACGCGGAAGAAGAGAGGGAACTTCTAATCGAATTGAAAGTTCCGTCGTCTTGTGGTGGGACCCAGAAAGTACTGTCCGTGAGATGCTTCCACAAGGACCCGTCAACTCAAGAGCTCATCCACGGGAAAGAGCAAGCTCTGTTGGTGCCGCAGCCCCACGCCATCCGATCATCCAACCCCAGCATCCAACGGCTCAGGAGCCTCTTCGTCTCGATCCGCGCCGTGACCGAGTCCCGGCGGATGATGGAGCGCAACGACCTCGCGGGGGCGCACCGGATGCTCTCCTCGGCTAGAGCGCTGCTCATTCAGTCGAAGTCGGCCTCGGCTGACGAGTATATCCGCAGCTTGGAAGCCGAGTTGTGGGAGCTTCGGCGGCGGCGGCAGAAGCAGATGGATGAGATCCAACGGCGGAGGACGGATACGACGGAGCGGGAGGTGGCGGCTGCTGCTGTTCTGGTGGATGAGAAGGGAGAGCCGCTTACGCCGACGTCGGCTTGGAGAGCCGCGGAGAGACTGGCTAAAGTCGCTATCATGAGGAAGTCGTTGAACAGAGTTAGCGACTTGCACGGCTTCGAAAATGCCAGATtctga